In Vidua chalybeata isolate OUT-0048 chromosome 5, bVidCha1 merged haplotype, whole genome shotgun sequence, one genomic interval encodes:
- the DNAL4 gene encoding dynein axonemal light chain 4, with protein sequence MEETEEEKKDEADYKRLHSFPLIRHSDMPEEMRVETMELCVTACEKHATNNESAAKMIKETMDKKFGSSWHVVIGEGFGFEITHEVKNLLYMFFGGSLAVCVWKCS encoded by the exons ATGGAAGAAACcgaggaggaaaaaaaggacgAGGCTGATTATAAAAGGCTTCACAGTTTTCCTCTGATTAGG CACTCAGACATGCCGGAGGAGATGCGTGTAGAGACCATGGAGCTGTGTGTCACAGCGTGTGAGAAGCATGCCACCAACAATGAG AGTGCTGCCAAGATGATCAAAGAGACAATGGACAAGAAATTTGGGTCCTCCTGGCATGTGGTGATTGGGGAAGGTTTTGGCTTTGAGATCACTCACGAGGTGAAGAACCTGCTGTACATGTTCTTTGgtggcagcctggctgtgtgtgtCTGGAAGTGCTCCTGA
- the LOC128788691 gene encoding extracellular serine/threonine protein kinase FAM20C-like, which produces MRWRLQMLFQRKLKICFLFLLFLALVVHLVMDFGLPKTHRSCGCDTKASTATGVLSGSPMPASLKKLSLRILQDFSGSNGSLEKSSQPERAGLYLRAGEPGVQQQHEEANAEWTKGSKLAALFKHPLYNIPVPEVTEKDKLFIINPMEKFSLRSSGSDEWVSSSKAETLLPTGKTAYDTYPTWLKFHIGINRYELYPRRDPLLPTLLRDLATQRIISSVQKSGGTQLKLIMTFPNYGQALFKPMKQTRDQETPIDFFYFSDFERHNAEIAAFHLDRILDFRRIPPVSGRLINITKEIRDITTDKKLAKTFFISPAGNVCFYGECSYYCSTEHALCGKPDRLEGSMAALLPDKTLAKRRSWRSPWRRSYHKSKKAEWELNPNYCAQVRETPPYDRGHRLLDLIDMAILDFLMGNMDRHHYETFEKFGNDTFLLHLDNGRGFGTHSRDEPSILAPLQQCCSIKKSTYLRLQLLATQPYRLSDVLREALAADPLAPVLAEPHLQALDRRLGKVLVAVGHCLARAAHQEKVLVDDVGPWV; this is translated from the exons ATGCGGTGGCGGCTGCAAATGCTGTTCCAGAGGAAACTTAAaatctgctttctctttcttctgttcttggcTCTTGTCGTGCACCTGGTGATGGATTTTGGtctccccaaaacccacaggTCCTGTGGCTGCGATACTAAAGCATCAACAGCCACGGGTGTCCTGTCAGGCAGCCCCATGCCAGCCAGCCTCAAAAAACTGAGCCTGCGAATCCTTCAGGATTTCAGTGGAAGCAACggttccttggagaaaagttcCCAGCCAGAGAGAGCGGGGCTGTACTTAAGGGCTGGAGAGCCAGGGGTCCAACAGCAGCATGAAGAGGCGAATGCAGAGTGGACCAAGGGATCAAAGCTGGCAGCACTTTTCAAGCATCCTCTTTACAACATCCCGGTCCCAGAGGTGACAGAGAAAGACAAGCTGTTTATCATCAACCCCATGGAGAAGTTCAGCCTGCGCAGTAGCGGGAGTGATGAATG GGTCAGCAGCAGTAAAGCCGAGACGCTCCTCCCGACAGGGAAGACAGCCTATGACACCTACCCCACCTGGCTCAAATTCCACATCGGCATCAACCGCTATGAGCTGTACCCCCGCCGGGACCCCTTGTTGCCCACGCTCCTCCGGGACTTGGCCACGCAAAGGATCATCAGCTCGG TCCAGAAGTCCGGCGGGACCCAGCTCAAGCTCATCATGACGTTCCCAAACTATGGGCAGGCCCTCTTCAAGCCCATGAA GCAGACCCGGGACCAGGAGACCCCCATTGATTTCTTCTACTTCTCAGACTTTGAGCGGCACAATGCAGAGATTGCAGCCTTCCACCTGGACAG GATCCTGGATTTCCGGCGAATTCCTCCAGTTTCTGGCCGTTTGATCAACATAACAAAGGAAATTCGGGATATCACCACAGACAAGAAACTGGCCAAGACTTTCTTCATCTCCCCAG CGGGTAACGTCTGCTTCTATGGGGAGTGCTCCTACTACTGCTCCACCGAGCACGCCCTCTGCGGCAAACCGGACCGGCTGGAGGGCTCCatggctgccctgctccctgacAAGACCCTGGCCAAGCGCCGCTCCTGGCGCAGCCCCTGGCGCCGCTCCTACCACAAGAGCAAGAAGGCTGA GTGGGAGCTGAACCCCAACTACTGCGCTCAGGTGCGAGAGACGCCGCCCTACGACAGGGGCCATCGCCTCCTCGATCTCATCGACATGGCAATCCTCGATTTCCTCATGG GCAACATGGACCGGCACCACTATGAGACCTTTGAGAAATTTGGGAATGACACTTTCCTGCTCCACCTGGACAATGGTCGCGG cttcGGCACACACTCACGCGATGAACCGTCCATCCTGGCCCCTCTCCAGCAATGCTGCAG CATCAAGAAGTCGACTTACCTgcggctgcagctgctggccacCCAGCCCTACCGCCTGAGCGACGTGCTGCGGGAGGCGCTGGCCGCAGATCCACTGGCCCCTGTCCTGGCTGAGCCCCACCTGCAGGCACTGGACCGGCGCCTGGGGAAGGTGCTGGTAGCGGTGGGACACTGCCTGGCCAGGGCAGCCCACCAGGAAAAGGTGCTGGTGGATGATGTGGGGCCATGGGTGTGA